Proteins found in one Patescibacteria group bacterium genomic segment:
- a CDS encoding four helix bundle protein — MNKHQFQNPNNKYDSGERTAKFGENIIEFASSLKKNEVNRILINQSVRPRTSIEANYMEADSAESKKDFKHKISICKKEAKETMHWSRIIARTNSDKAKECRKLWQEAHELALIFSAIIRSKK, encoded by the coding sequence ATAAATAAGCATCAATTTCAAAATCCAAATAACAAATATGATTCAGGAGAACGCACTGCAAAATTTGGCGAAAATATTATTGAGTTTGCGTCGAGTCTTAAAAAGAATGAGGTTAATAGAATTTTAATTAATCAATCAGTAAGACCAAGAACAAGTATTGAAGCTAATTATATGGAAGCCGACAGTGCAGAGTCTAAAAAAGATTTTAAACATAAAATAAGCATTTGCAAGAAAGAAGCAAAAGAAACAATGCACTGGTCAAGAATAATAGCAAGGACAAATTCTGATAAAGCAAAAGAATGTCGCAAACTATGGCAAGAAGCGCATGAACTTGCACTGATATTTTCTGCTATTATCCGTTCCAAGAAATAA